One Candidatus Nitronauta litoralis genomic window, TTGAGCACCGTGCATAAGGACCTCAAGGCTGCTATGAATTTGCTAATAGAGGCCCGGCAGCGTTTTCGAGCCTCATTGCCTGAAAAATCGGAACAGGAGAAAAAGTGAGCCCACTCGTCTATATAGTAGGGGGTCAGTTTGACCGGGAGAGTGGCTATTTTCTTCAAACCCTGCCCCTATTTAACTCTACTCTTGTGGAGTTCTGATTTTATGAATGAGCCCGGAGATCAAGAGGCCATGGACCAAGCTATCAGAGATACCGCCCAAAACTGGTTCCTTCGAATTTCGGAAGGTAAACTGACCGAAAGGGATCTGTTTGATTTTAAAGCCTGGCGTGATGCAGATCAACGTCATCACAAAGCTTATGAAGAAATACGTTGCCTCTGGAATGAGGTCGATGAATTGAAATTTGCTTTTGCTCCAACAGACCGGGAACTGATCCATTCAAGAAAGCATCCACCGCTTGCTGGGAAAAGCGATTCTCCCGAACGGTTGGATGTCAGGAACCCAGGGTTCAGGCACCGATCAAGGGTATGGAGTGGGCTCATCGCGGCTTGTTTGGCACTTTTTATTCTTTACACTTCAGACTTTGCCTCCATATTGCGCGCGGATTTCCGTACCAGCGTAGGTGAACAGAAAAAGGTCACTCTGCCTGACGGGTCTATCGCCTTGTTGAATACTGAAACGGCGATCTCTACAAATTTTGCAAACAACAGGAGACAAATCACCTTGCTTGGAGGCGAAGCATTATTTGAGGTTGCCAAGGATCCGGCACGCCCTTTTTCCGTAAAAGCGGGAGACGGTGTGGCGACGGCTATCGGCACGGCTTTCACTGTCAGTGATTTGGATGAGACGGTTTTTGTCAGGGTAATCGAGGGTACCGTAAAAGTTTCCGGACCGGATCATAACGATACCGGTTCACTGGAAAAGTCCAGGCACGCGGTCACTTTAACGGCAGGACAACAAGTACGCTACGGAGCAGGCGAGTTACCCGGTGGGGTGACCCCGGCAATCGCAGACTCGGATATTGCCTGGACTAAAGGATTTATTGTGATAAAGGGCGAACCGATGGATCAGGCTATCTCTAAAATCGACCGGTACCGTCCCGGGAAGATTTTCATCGCGGCCGATGCATCAGAACTTCAACCTATTACTGCCAGACTTTCTATAGAAATGCTGGATGTTGGCCTTGAAGCGCTAGTCTCCACACATGGACTGACTGTGACGAGATTGACAGATTATGTTTTGATCATCCACTAGTATTTGCGCCAAGCCCAAAAAATTTTCTCCAAAAAAAGAAAATATTTTTTCTCCCACTCGTCTATATTGTAGGCAGGAAATATTAATGAGAATCGTTTTCATAGTTTTCCTGATATTCAATGAATGAGTTGGAGGGGTAATGCGTTTAAAAATAAATATTTATGGTTCTTGTGTTGATCGATCTCTTTTTCGGGGGAATATCCGTTCAACACTGGAAGACAAAATACCGTCACTCTCGAGCATCATAATGGCGGTTCTGATGGTAGCAGTAGTTTTCACATGTACTCCGCTGGATGTCGCCGCCATGGACGGGTTTTCATCTTCTCCGGCAAACCCGCAAGTTGTTCCATCAGCAAAAACAAAACACTTTTCCATCGAAGCCCAATCCCTGGGTTCGGCGCTGGATCGTTTCTCGGAGCAAGCTCAGGTATCCTTCGCCTCCAAAACGAAAAACCTGTCAAACCTTCAATCACCCGGCGTTTCCGGAACACTGGCTCCACAGGAAGCACTCAACCGATTGCTTGAGGGAACAGGGTTGGGTTATCAGATGAAGGGCAATGCCTTCACTCTGGAAAAAAAATCATTCCAGGGACGCAAAGAACTCAGCCTCAAGCGAGCGGAGGACGAGTCACCCTATACCCTGCTGGCGCAAAATCAGGGAATCGATAAAAACAAAGACCAATCAAAGCAAAATTCTGAAAAGGAGAAAGCTAAAACTCCTGAAAAAAACAAAATCAATTTAAAGCCCTTGAATGTGATTGCGGACAGACAAAGAATTGTTGAAGGTCTCAATAGTTATGTGGTCGAGAATGCGACGTCTTCCACAAAAACCGATACTCCCCTCATCGAAACACCACAATCCCTTTCCATTGTCACAAGGAAACAGGTTCAAGACCAACACGCGATCAGTCTTTCTGAAGCGTTGCGCTACACGCCTGGAGTCCAGGGGGAGCCAAACGGAATCGACCAAAGATTGACCTGGCTTCGAATGAGAGGTTTTGATGCAACCACGACAGGGCTTTACCGGGATGGATTGCAATTGCGTAATCCGGGCTTCAGCATTGGTTACAACATTGAACCTTACTCTTCAGAGCGTATTGAAATACCCCGTGGTCCGGCATCTGTAATGTTTGGTGCAGGAAATCCTGGGGGATTGATCAATTTCGTTACGAAGCGGCCTACCGAACAACCTATGCACGAGTTTTACATTGACGGGGGTAGCTACAATTACATCCAGGGACGGTTTGACATCAGCGAACCTATAGAGGAAAGCGACTTTTCATATCGTTTGACGGGGCTTTTCCGGGAAAGCGATTCCCAGGTAAACTTCACTGAGAACGATCGCATCTTTATTGCTCCAGCCCTGACCTGGAGCCCAAATGCAGACACCTCACTCACCATTCTGACAAACTTTCAACAGGATGACCTGGGTGTGTATCAGTACCTACCCGCTATGGGATCCTTGCTGCCCAATCCGAATGGCAAAATCGCTAGCGATATTTACACAGGCGAACCGGATGTCGATCATTACGACCGAAAAGAATTTTCCTTGGGTTATCTTTTCGAACACCGCATCAACAACACCTGGAAGGTTAATCAAAACGTTCGCTTTAACTCAACCGATGTAGATGACAGCACTGTGTTCGCAGATACCCTGATGCCAGACCTGCGCACGATGTCCCGTTCCCAATTTGATGTGGATGGAAAGCTGGATGCTATTGCGATAGACAATCAGGTCCAGGCGAAGTTCAACACAGGCCCGGTGGAACATACGGTCCTGGTTGGGCTGGATATTCAGCATGTGGAGGCAAGCAAGACGAATCGATTCGGTCCGGCTCCCAGCCTTGATATGTTCAATCCTGTTTACAGGACGCCTTTTATGTCCGCACCTGTATTCAATATTTCAAAAATTGAGCAGGATCAAATAGGTCTTTATTTTCAGGACCAAATTAAACTGTTTGATCGATTGATTTTTCAGGTCGGCGGCAGACATGACTGGACGGATTCTACCAATACTGTCAACTTCAACGCGTTCGCGGGCTCTTCTGTCAATATGCAGGACAACGATAAATTTACCTTTCGAGGTGGGGTCACTTACCATTCGGAAATCGGGTTGGCACCCTACTTCAGTTATTCAGAATCCTTTCTGCCTGTTGCGGGCATGGATTTTTCGGGCAATCAATTTAAGCCGGAGACCGGGAATCAATACGAAGTTGGTCTTAAATACCAGCCTCCCGGATGGAACAGTTTCATCACGATTGCCGCCTTCGATCTGACGCGGCAAAATATCAGCACTACAGATCGAATCAACATTGGTTTTCAGGAGCAAACGGGTGAGGCCAATTCTAAAGGCATCGAGTTTGAAGCAGTTTCCAACCTGGATTTCGGATTGTCCTTTATTGCAAGTTACACGTACCTGGATACAGAAATCACATCCAGCAATGTTTTTGGTGAGTTAGGTTCCCGGTTGTTCCAGGCGTCTGAAAATACGGGATCATTCTGGATAGATTATACCCAGCCAGACGGGATTCTTAAGGGCCTGGGTGTGAGTGGAGGTGTGCGCTACATTGGATCCTATTTTGCTGATAACACCAACATGCTGCTGGTGCCCTCTGTGACTTTGGCCGATGCGGCGATTCATTACGACTGGAAGCAGTTTCGCGTCGCGTTGAATGCACAAAACGTTTTTGACAAGGAATTCGTCGCCTGCTTCGACCCTTCTTTCTGCTCTTCAGGTCCCGCGCGCCAGGTGAGAGCGACCGTAGGCGTCCATTGGTAATAATGGGTTTAACACAAAGCAGGGCAACTTGAATTTAAAAGCGCTGAAAATCTGGTACGGTGTGCACAAGTGGACAAGCCTTGTGTGCACCGTATTCATGTTATTGCTTTGTCTGACCGGACTCCCCTTGATCTTTTTCCATGAAATCGATCATGCCATGGGAAGGAGCGTGGACCCTCCCGAAACCGTTGCGGTTCGTGGTCCTGCCAGCCTCGATTCCATCGTGTCTGACGCTCAGAAACGCAAGCCAGGCGATGTTGTCCAGTTCATGGGAACCTCGTCGGATGAACCGCATTCCATATTCATCACTATGGGTGAAACCATTGATGCGCCGGAAGCTTCCGCATTTTTCACCTACGATGCCCGAACCGGGGAATTTGTCCACGAATATCCCCTTAAGCAGGGCTTTATGTTCACTGTTTTCAAGCTCCATGTAGATTTGTTTGCGGACCTCCCGGGAATGTTGTTTTTAGGTTTCATGGGGCTGCTGTTGACGATTTCGCTGGTTTCCGGTGCAGTGGTCTACAGCCCCTTTATGCGCAATCTCCCATTTGGGACTGTTCGCAGGGACCGGTCTGTCTCATTAAAATGGCTCGATCTTCACAACCTGATAGGAATCGGAACTCTGGTCTGGTTCCTGGTGGTGGGGGTTACCGGTGTCATCAATACACTGGCGACTCCTATTCTGGACCAATGGAAAGAAACTGAACTGGCTTCCATGATCGCTCCTTATATGAATGACGAACCCGGCACGGAACCGGTTTCGTTGGAACGGGCAGTGGCGGCCGCACGCGCGGCAGAGCCCGAAATGGAATTAGGTTTTATCGCTTTTCCCGGAAACAGTTTTGCAGGTCCTTACCACTTTTCGGCGTTCATGCGCGGGAAAACACCGCTCACCTCAAAGATTCGAACACCTCTGTTAATCGACACTCGAAGCTATGAAGTTGTAGAGAAACGGGAGCTTCCTTTGTATGTAAAAGCCTTCCTGATTTCGCAACCACTACACTTTGGAGATTATGGAGGACTTCCTCTGAAAATCCTGTGGGCAATTCTGGATATTCTGGCGATCATCGTGTTGGTGAGTGGGATTGTATTGTGGTACAAGGGCCGGCGTGTGCCTATAGAGGCGCGTCTAAAAATAGATCAATTGGCGGCATAGGTCCGTTCAGGAAAGTACGCTGTGGCAACCCGATTGAGTACAACGCAAATATGGCGAGTCCCCATAGCCTTGGGTGTTTTAAGCGGGGTTGGTCTTTTATCCGCTTTATTGGGAGACGAGTTGTGGGATGTCGCTTCGTGGGTTGCCCTCAGCGTTCCGGTTGTTGTCTGCATCTATTTTTCCTGGTGTCCAAAAAAAGCAAGTCTCTAAACCCCCGTCGATTAGTAAGGTCTAAGCTCTGTATACCCCTCTTCCCAATCATTTCTTCTTTTTTTATCCGTTGAAACCATATGAAAATCCGGCAACTATATTTGTGTTTTATATGAAAACATGATCAGTCTGTTTCGGATCTCCTGATCTCTTTTTAGTTAATTTATTGAAAAGCTTACCCTTAAAGCTCCTCTTCGTTTTTGGCACGCACGTTGCTAAGTATTAGGTGATGCCAAGGTGTTTTGGGAGGGTCCCAAAACGTTATTATTTTTAAGGAGGAGAGTTATGATCTACCCAGTGAAAATTCTCAGTAAAGGTGGGAAAGTAAAAAAAGTGGTTAGTGGGCACAAATTAACCGGTCTTCATTGGAAAAAGTTTTACGATGACGAAAACCAGATTGACCTGATGCATGGGCCAAGAAACAGTAATATTCCGAACCATATAAAGAAAAAGCTGGACCAGAAATATGCCGGGGTGTTCGACCAGTCCTTTTCTTTTATTAATTAACCGGTTTTTTTGCTGTTTGGAGGAATACCAGGGGTTCAATCCATAGGATATATGGTAATTGGGTTTAAAAAAGAAGTTCCTCTGAAAGTGCCTGGGGTTGCAGAAATACTCTGATAAGTATTTTTAGTGCTTATTTTTCTGGCTTTAAGAGGCTTTTAAATGTTTTTTAAACCCATTTGTGACCAGTTCCAACCGGGTTGCGGCTCTTGAAAAGGAGAACTTTGCATAAATGGAATATTTTGAAACAAAGTGATGCATCATTGCGAGGAGCCCTTCGACAAGCTCAGGATAAACTCCAGCGACGAAGCAATTCAGCCGGGCAACCCCCGGAGATAACTGGAAAAAACTTCTGAACCTAACCCTTCGGAGCATGAAATCTTAGGATAAATACCTTGGCCACGCACTTTTCAGCCGCTCGCGATGACGATTTTTTTGAAATAACCGCTTCCAAATCAGGAAAACCCTGATTTTGGTGTTATGCAAAGGTCTCCTTAAAAAAAAGGCCTTCAATTCCTCCTATTTAAGTGATTGATAAGCCTTGGTCATTCAGGGTTGATATTTTGAATTTCTTCCCTTAACTTATTTTTAAATACAGTTGTGACAAGGCTTGTGGTCCCAGACGGCGGCAACTGAGAAACAATAGAATTTGGGCGGTAGGAAGGAATTCTGTCCCAGGTTTACAACCCCTCCCGTAAACCTGGGGCCGCCTGTAAATAATGTCCCAAATAAGTGTTTCCGTTTGCAGGGGAGGGTACTGGGGGCATCGTAAACAAGGTGGCACGTTTTGAATAAATTGCAGGTTATAAAAAATCTTTTATCGGAAACAATTAATCGAAATAGGTTGGGAAATGTATTTCGTTTTTCTTTTCTCGGAGCCTGACCAAAATGGACCCAATTAATTGCCTTGAATCTAAAATTTTGATTGTAGATGATCAGGCCTCCAATGTTTTGTTATTAAAACAAATTCTTTCTCAGGCCGGATATACAAATATTATATCAACGCAAAACCCCCTTGAAGTCCTGGACTTATACAAACAGCACAAACCCGAGTTGGTGCTACTTGATTTAAACATGCCGCATCTTGATGGTTTCGGGGTAATGAAGCAACTTAAAGAGGTTGAAACGGATTCTTATATTCCTGTGCTGGTTTTAACGGCTGTTGACCACCCCACCATTCGGCATCGCGCTTTAAGTGCGGGAGCCCGCGATTTCCTTGGAAAGCCGCTTGACGTTTCTGAAGTGGTCTGCCGCATCCGGAATATGTTGGAGGTGCGGATCCTTCATAACAAACACCGCAACCTTAACCAGATACTTGAAGAGCAGGTCCGTGCCCGGACCCAGGAACTGGAAGAAACAAGGCAGGAGGTGATCCATCGACTGGGTCGAGCGGGAGAATACCGTGACAACGAGACAGGAAACCATGTTATCAGAATGAGTCGGTTTTCATATTTATTGTCAAAAAAGATGAGATTCCAGGACAAAATGTGTCAACTGATCCTCGACGCAAGCCCTATGCATGATATTGGCAAGATTGGTATTCCAGATAAAATTCTATTGAAACCAGGCAAGCTGGAAGCCGATGAATGGGAAATAATGAAGACCCATGTAAGTAAGGGAGCAGAGATATTGTCTGGAAACGACTCAGATTTGATGGTGACCGCCCGCAATATAGCTCAGCATCATCATGAAAAATGGGATGGTTCTGGCTATCCAGAAGGGCTCAAAGGGGAAGATATTTCGATCGAAGGGCGGATTGTAGCGGTCTGCGATGTGTTTGATGCCCTGACATCTGAACGCCCCTATAAGAAGGCCTGGGCTTTGAAAGACGCAATAAACTGGATGAAAGATCAGCGTGGTAAACACTTTCAGCCTGAACTACTGGATGCTTTTACTGAAATCCTTCCGGAAGTTGTCAAGGTACGGGATCAGTTCACTGATACTTTTGAACCCGTAACACTCTGAGTTCAAGGCGGTTTAAGGCTTTCTTCTTTTTCTACTCCCAAATTCCTGCAACCCGAAAAGAAAACTTTTGTATTCCAACAGGATTCCCCTCAATTTTGCCCTAACTAATTGAGGTCCAAGGTCTTGGGAGTATTTTTTGTTTTCCATAAGAGCTGGATTAGAGTACAATAAATGGATTGAATTATTTGATTGTTAAGGGATTAGGGGCGATTTCCCAAAAGCCGGGAAATTGAATCGCCTGTTGTCCTCAAAACTTTGGAAGGAGACGACCGTGAAGCTTGATAAAGTTATCGGGGCGATTTTTCTGGTTGGGTTTTTAATCAGCCCCGTTTTGTCCTGGTCCGCAAATCTTGTGGTCGGTGAAAACATTAAACCCGGTATGGCACTTAGTGATGCGATAAAAATTCTGGGGATCCCATCCTCGGTAAAAATCAACCGGGGGCCAGATTCCAGTAAAGACAGTATTGAAATCAATTATGCCAGTCAAGGGTTGGTTATCCGCGCCCTTAATGAAGGTACACAGGTGGAGGCCATTGAACTGTCTCCTACTTTCAAGGGAAAGTTTGTTTCAGGTCTGAAACTGGGTGACCATTTTTCCACCATCGTCAAGCATTATGGAACCCCAAAAACAGTTTCGAGCCAGGTAGTTCGATATCCCAGTCAGGGGCTGTATTTTCTTCTGAACAAGGATTCCCTGTTGTCTGCCAAAACATTTTTAAAAGGCACCAAGCTGGTTCAGGCTGAAAAAATGAACCCATAGATGATTACTCGCCAGAGTTGTCTGGACTGTTTAAGGGATGATCAGCTCAAGGATTCCAGGCTGGGACTCCTTGTGTCGGGCTAATTTTTTTTAGTGGGTTCTGAATCGAGACAGGTTTGTTTTTTGTCAGGCTGCGGAAGTTTGATGAGCCCGGAGTTTTGAAGA contains:
- a CDS encoding response regulator; its protein translation is MDPINCLESKILIVDDQASNVLLLKQILSQAGYTNIISTQNPLEVLDLYKQHKPELVLLDLNMPHLDGFGVMKQLKEVETDSYIPVLVLTAVDHPTIRHRALSAGARDFLGKPLDVSEVVCRIRNMLEVRILHNKHRNLNQILEEQVRARTQELEETRQEVIHRLGRAGEYRDNETGNHVIRMSRFSYLLSKKMRFQDKMCQLILDASPMHDIGKIGIPDKILLKPGKLEADEWEIMKTHVSKGAEILSGNDSDLMVTARNIAQHHHEKWDGSGYPEGLKGEDISIEGRIVAVCDVFDALTSERPYKKAWALKDAINWMKDQRGKHFQPELLDAFTEILPEVVKVRDQFTDTFEPVTL
- a CDS encoding FecR family protein, whose product is MDQAIRDTAQNWFLRISEGKLTERDLFDFKAWRDADQRHHKAYEEIRCLWNEVDELKFAFAPTDRELIHSRKHPPLAGKSDSPERLDVRNPGFRHRSRVWSGLIAACLALFILYTSDFASILRADFRTSVGEQKKVTLPDGSIALLNTETAISTNFANNRRQITLLGGEALFEVAKDPARPFSVKAGDGVATAIGTAFTVSDLDETVFVRVIEGTVKVSGPDHNDTGSLEKSRHAVTLTAGQQVRYGAGELPGGVTPAIADSDIAWTKGFIVIKGEPMDQAISKIDRYRPGKIFIAADASELQPITARLSIEMLDVGLEALVSTHGLTVTRLTDYVLIIH
- a CDS encoding PepSY domain-containing protein yields the protein MNLKALKIWYGVHKWTSLVCTVFMLLLCLTGLPLIFFHEIDHAMGRSVDPPETVAVRGPASLDSIVSDAQKRKPGDVVQFMGTSSDEPHSIFITMGETIDAPEASAFFTYDARTGEFVHEYPLKQGFMFTVFKLHVDLFADLPGMLFLGFMGLLLTISLVSGAVVYSPFMRNLPFGTVRRDRSVSLKWLDLHNLIGIGTLVWFLVVGVTGVINTLATPILDQWKETELASMIAPYMNDEPGTEPVSLERAVAAARAAEPEMELGFIAFPGNSFAGPYHFSAFMRGKTPLTSKIRTPLLIDTRSYEVVEKRELPLYVKAFLISQPLHFGDYGGLPLKILWAILDILAIIVLVSGIVLWYKGRRVPIEARLKIDQLAA
- a CDS encoding TonB-dependent siderophore receptor, which gives rise to MRLKINIYGSCVDRSLFRGNIRSTLEDKIPSLSSIIMAVLMVAVVFTCTPLDVAAMDGFSSSPANPQVVPSAKTKHFSIEAQSLGSALDRFSEQAQVSFASKTKNLSNLQSPGVSGTLAPQEALNRLLEGTGLGYQMKGNAFTLEKKSFQGRKELSLKRAEDESPYTLLAQNQGIDKNKDQSKQNSEKEKAKTPEKNKINLKPLNVIADRQRIVEGLNSYVVENATSSTKTDTPLIETPQSLSIVTRKQVQDQHAISLSEALRYTPGVQGEPNGIDQRLTWLRMRGFDATTTGLYRDGLQLRNPGFSIGYNIEPYSSERIEIPRGPASVMFGAGNPGGLINFVTKRPTEQPMHEFYIDGGSYNYIQGRFDISEPIEESDFSYRLTGLFRESDSQVNFTENDRIFIAPALTWSPNADTSLTILTNFQQDDLGVYQYLPAMGSLLPNPNGKIASDIYTGEPDVDHYDRKEFSLGYLFEHRINNTWKVNQNVRFNSTDVDDSTVFADTLMPDLRTMSRSQFDVDGKLDAIAIDNQVQAKFNTGPVEHTVLVGLDIQHVEASKTNRFGPAPSLDMFNPVYRTPFMSAPVFNISKIEQDQIGLYFQDQIKLFDRLIFQVGGRHDWTDSTNTVNFNAFAGSSVNMQDNDKFTFRGGVTYHSEIGLAPYFSYSESFLPVAGMDFSGNQFKPETGNQYEVGLKYQPPGWNSFITIAAFDLTRQNISTTDRINIGFQEQTGEANSKGIEFEAVSNLDFGLSFIASYTYLDTEITSSNVFGELGSRLFQASENTGSFWIDYTQPDGILKGLGVSGGVRYIGSYFADNTNMLLVPSVTLADAAIHYDWKQFRVALNAQNVFDKEFVACFDPSFCSSGPARQVRATVGVHW